GGGCGGACGGGGTGCGGCAGGGAAGCACCGGCCACGGTGTACGAAGTGGGCACGGCCCAGTTCGCATGGCTGCATGGCCGCCAGGACGCGCTCGTCGTCCGGCGGAAGCGCAGCCCCCTCCGCACCCGGCGCGCGCTGCGGGATCAGCGCGTTACCGCCTGCCCGGGTGCGAGCGCGGCGCACGCGTCGGCCGTGTTCGCGGCGGGGCGTCGCCCCGCCGCGACCCTGTGCACCGCCTGACTTCCAGGACTGGCGAAGGCACAGGTCTCCTGGTGATCACAGAGCGGCGGCGAGAAGGCTCATGCGTAGGTGTAGAAGGGAGTGTGGTCCAGCATGCTCTGCGGGGTCGTGTCGGTCCAGGGCGGCATGGCGTCGTTCAGATCGATCACATCGGCCGTTCCTCCGGCGGGGAGGTACTTGGCGCTGGTCGGATGCAGCGCGTGCCAGTCGGCCCAGAGCTTGTCGACGAACGCGTGGTGCAACCAGAACACCGGGTCGTTCGGGGAGACGCTCGTCTCCATCTGCCCCCAGACCCAGGTGTGCACCCGGTTGTGCATGCTCATGTATCCCGCCGAGCCTTCGAGCGTGGCGCGGAAGCCCGCCGAGCCGTCGCGCCAGGGCGCGGAGTCGTAGGTGGGGAGGGCGAGGGCGGCGTCGACCTCGGCCCTGCTCGGGAGCGTGGGGACGCGGTAGGCCAGATTGCGGGCGAGGAAAGGGCGGCTGTCGACCTGGATCGTGATCGGCCATTTGCCTGCGGAGTACGCGAAGGGGCCGTCCATCACCTGGTCGTCCAGGGGGCGTCCGGTGCCGCCGAGGAGGTCAGGACCCCAGACCGAGGAGGCGACGGTGTTGTCGGCGGTCCAGTCCCAGTAGGGGATCGACACCGACGGGTCGATCTTCTGGAGTTCGTTCTCGAAGTCAATGAGGAACTTGCGGTGCCAGGGCAGGAACGACGGGCCGAAGTGGCCCACGTAGACCCCGGTGTTCATGTCCAGCGCGAAGCGGAGGCGGTGGGCGGCGACGAACTCGTCGTACACGCCGATGCGTTTGACCTCCAGTACGGCGTCGACGAACGCCTTCTTCTCGGACGACGTGAGGTTCGCCTGGTTCTTGCGTACGGTCATGACGGCAGCTCCCGGCTCAGGCGGTGGGGTTGAAGGGGACGACGAAGGCGCCCTTGAGGGAGACGACCGCGGTGCGTGCCGCGTCGAGTGGGGTCGCGAACCTCTCGTAGTGGTTGATCGCGCTGCTCCAGCCGCTCTTCTCGTGGTGCATCACATGGAGTTCCCGGCCGTCTATCAGGACCCGGTAGCCACCACCGTGTCCGGCGTGCTCGGACATCCGGGCGCCGGACCCGCCGGCCGGCCGGCCCTGGATACGACGGCCCTGGAAGACCTCGTCGAACGACTGGGGATCGCCGCTCCTGTTGGGCGGGGCGGCCTCGCTGGTGTTCTTGGTCGACGCGTTGGCCGCCCAGGAGGTGGCCGCACAGACGAGAGCCACGCCTGAGGCAGCTCCTGTGGCGGCCTTCACGGCCTGACGACGGGTGATTCCGGACATGACAGATAACCCCTAGGTACATGGCGGTGGCGGTCCTGGACTCGGCGGAGCCGCTTTGGCCATGACTACACGGAGGGTGATCATCCGCGGTAGGGGCGCCCGTCCGGGTGGCCGTCATACGGACATGTCGCAACGGGCCGGGAGGTCGCTACCGTCTTCGATCTCACTGTCGGCATGTGCCCGCTCCACCCGGAAGAGGAGATTCCCCTGTGAATATGGCTCTCCCGTGAAGATCCTTCGGAAATCCGTACTCCCCGTACCGCACGCGCAGGGCAGGAACATGTCCGAAAACAGAAGGCTGTCCACCCCCTCGCCCACCGGGCTGCCCGGCCAGGTGATCACGTGGGCCCACCGGCACCTGCCCGCTCCAACGGCTGCACGCGGATGCCCTCCGGGGCGGTCCCCGCCCGCACCAGGCGGTCAGGGTGTGGAGATGACCGTCGAACCGCTGTCGTCGGACCGGTAGTCGGTGGTGGCGTTGACGATGTGCCCGGCCAGGCCGAGGAGCAGGAACAGGACGAGGAGAACCCTGCCCGTGGTGTCGAGCACCAGGGGCCGCGTCCCGGACGCCGCCGCTTCCTTCGTCGGGGCGGGGGCGTCGCCGAACAACTTCTGGGGATAGGCCGGGGTGAGCAGGGAGACGTACGCGTTGAGCCGCAGCGTGTACCGCGCAACAGCGGCCGTCGCGGCGTACAGCGGTGCGGGCAGACGCCCCAGAACGAGAGTGACGAGCCAGAACACCCAACTGACCGCAGCCCAGCCGCTCTGCAGGAGACCGCCGATGATCACCGCAGGGATCATCAGGACCAACCGGAAGAACACCGCGGCACGATTCAGCGGAGTGGGCCGCACCTGGATCTGCACCGGATAGCCGGTGGCCGCGAAGGAGAAGGGCGGATACCGGTCCACGAGGAGCGTCGCACTCGCGTTGACCCGGGTCCTGTACGCGAGGACGGAGCCGAGGAACCGGAAGACGCCGTCCGGCAGCCGCCCCGCGAACAGGGCGGCGAACCAGCCCACGATCGTGACGAAGAACGCCGCGACCCCCAACACCCCGACCACGATGAACTGCGGTACCAGCAACAGCCAGCGCAGCAGTACCGTCCAACGCCGCTGCCGCCCGGGAGCAGGCACATCCAGAACCGGCAGCCACTCGCCGCCGCCCTCATCACCGCTTGCGGGCCGTGGGTTTTGGTCTGTCGCCATGAGCACTCCCCAACGAGGAACTGCCAACCACGCCCATGCTGCGCTCATTCCGCCATGTCCGCGCGGCGGAAGAGCCCGACGGCGGACAGGGGGCGAGCGAGCCCAATGAGGGGAAAGAGGCCCGATCTGCCGTGCGGGTGAACCGGACGACGGTCTTGGTGCGCGGCGTGAGGGCTGTCCGTGCGGCCTCGGGCGACGGGACTTGGTGAGGCGCCGTGTGCGGCCCCGTCAGCCGGTGATCCTGCCGAAGAGGTGGTTGGCGGGGGCGTCCGGATCGTCGCCGTAGAAGAACTCCGTGATCGCCTGGTGGAACTCGGCGCGGTCCAGTGCGCCGGAGCCGTCCCGGTCCAAGGCGGCGAAGACCGAGGCGCAGTCCTCGCCGGGAACGCCGGCGACCGAGTCGAACATCTGCTGGAACTCCGCCTGGTCGATCTTGCCGTCTCCGTTGAGATCGACGAGGTCGAAGAAGCGGTCGGTCACCGGCGCGATCTGTTCCGGGTACAGGGCGGGATCGGTCAGGACCCGCCTGAAGCCTTCGGTCATCTCCCGCAGATCGACCTTCCCGTCACCGTCCTGATCCATCGGGGCGATCACGTTCATCCAGAACCCGTCCATCCCCTCGGAGAGCTGGCGGGAGGTCGTGGAGTCCGGCGCGGCGCCTCGGGCGGCGATGTAGCGCTCGCTCATCATCCGGACGTCCTGCTGGGTGATGAACCCGTCGCCGTCGACGTCGGCGCCCTTGAACCACTGGCCGTACTTGAGGTCTTGAAGTGCAGTCACAAATGCGCACAGTATTCATGCGGTTACGCAGGCGCAAACGGCGGGTGAAGCGCCTTCGCGTCAGTGTTCGAGGTCCGGTGGCGCGAAGGCGAGCACATCGGGAAGGGGATCGGTGTGCAACTCGACGTCGACCAGCGCACTGAGAGCGCTCGGCCCCTGGGACAGGCGCGAGCACGGCCGATCCGCCGTGAGAGCGTTCGGGTTGCCGTGGCGGTCCAGAGTTCCGCTCAGGCCCGGCTGGACCGGATCCCACCAGGCTCCCGTGGACAGCTGCACGACGCCGGGCATGACGTCCTCCGACAGGACCGCGCCCGCCAGACAACTGCCCCGGTCGTTGTGGACACGTACGATCATGCCGTCCTCGATGCCGCGCGACGCGGCGTCCGACGGGTTGAGCGTCACGGGCTCACGGCCACGGATCTTCGAACTGAGGCTGTGGCCACCGTTGTCGTACTGACTGTGCAGGCGCGAGGCGGGCTGATTCGAGATCAGGTGCAGCGGGAAACGGCCGGACAGATCAGCACCGAGCCACTCCGCCGGTTCGAACCACGTCGGATTCCCGGCGCAGTCGTCGTAGCCGAACGAGTCGATCTCCTCGGAGAAGATCTCGATCCGGCCCGACGGCGTCGGCAGGGGGAAACGCCGCGGATCTGTACGCAGCGCCTCGAAGCTGCCGGGAAAGGGCCCGGTCAACGTCGGCAGCGCGGCGGTGGTGTCGCGCCAGAAGTCGTCGAAGCCGGGCAGGGCGGCATCGTCGCCCAGCTCGGCCCTCGTCTGCTCATAGAGGTGCCGGACCCATGCGGCCTCGGAACGCGACTCCGTGAACTCCTGCTCGTATCCGAGCCGGGAGGCCAGGGCGGCGAAGATCAGGTGGTCGGTACGTGACGCGCCCTCCGGCTCGCGGACCTTCGGCATCGCGACCAGGTGGGGATCGGAGAATCCGGCGGCGAAGTCGTCACGCTCCAGGCTGGTGGCGACGGGGAGGACGATGTCCGCGAACTTGGCCGTGGTGTTCCACCAGGCTTCGTGCACCACCACCGTGTCCGGGGTCTGCCAGGCGCGGGACAGCCGGTGGAGATCCTGGTGGTGGTGGAACGGGTTGCCTCCGCACCAATAGACCAGGCGAAGCTCGGGCAGCGTGAGGCGCCGGCCGTCGTAGTCGATGGTCTTCCCCGGATGCAGCAGGGTGTCGGCGATCCTGGCGACCGGGATGAAGTCCGGAACGGGGTTGGGAACCTGGGGAATCGCAGCCACGGAGGGCCGGCCGGGGGCGACGCCGGTCGCGTCCATCGTCGCGTAACCCGCGCCCCAGCCACAGCCCGGCCGTCCCATCGAGCCCGCCATGGCGGCCAGCACGACGGACATCCAGATCGGCTGTTCGCCGTGGTCTGCCCGTTGCACCGCGTAGTTGACCATGATGAGCGAACGTCGCGTGGTCAGGCGGCGAGCGAGGTCGGTGATCGTGTCACGGCTGATGCCCGTGATCCTCGCTGCCCAGGCGGCGTCCTTGGGGACGCCGTCGATCTCGCCTGTCAGGTAGGAGGCGAAGCGGTCGAAGCCGACGCAGCAACGGCGGAGGAAGTCCTCGTCGTGCCACCCGTTGACCAGCATGGTGTGGGCGATACCGAGCATCGCGGCGGTGTCGGTGTTGGGGACGACGGGCAGCCACTCCGCGTCGAGGAAGCCTGCGGTGTCGCTGCGGATGGGGCTGACGTTCACGAACCGCACCCCCGCCTCGCGGCACCGGCGTTGCAGGTTCTGCGTCTGGTGTCTGGCCAGCCCGCCAGGGTTGATCTGGCTGTTCTTGAGGGCCAGCCCACCGAACGCCACCACGAGCTCGCAGCTCTCGGCGATCTCGTCCCACATCGGCATCCGGGACTGGTAGCTCCACGGATGACCGCCGATCACGTGGGGGAGGATGACCTCCAAGGCGGCGGTGCTGTACGTGTTGCGAGAGTCGGTGTATCCCCCGCCCAACGCCAGGAACCGGTGGAGTTGACCCTGCGCGTTGTGGAACGCGCCCGCACTCGCCCAGCCGTAGGACCCGCCGAACACCGCGCTGTCTCCGTGCTGTGAACGTACTCGACGCAGCTCGTCACTCACCAGCGTGAGCGCGTCGTCCCAGCTCACCTCCACGAACGCGTCCGCGCCCCTGGCCGTGTCGTGAGCGCGCGGCAGGCCGTTCAGCCAGCCCTTGCGCACTGCGGGGCGCAACACGCGGGCGCTGTCGTTGGCGGCTGTCACCATCCCGGGGCCGATGGGTGAGGGCGCGGGGTCATCGCCCCTCGGCTCGATGCGTACCAACCGACCGGAATCGACCACCGCGACAAAGCTGCCCCAGTGGGTCGCCACCGACATGCGCCGTTCCACCATGCATCAACTCCCTGCTGAGGTTTCCCCTGCGGCCTGCTGCTCAACCCCGCGTGCGGGTGGGGCCCGCTACGCGTGCCTGGGTGCCGACGGTCCCGGCGCGGTCGCAGTGGGGTGCGGCCGACGGTGGCGCTTCCGCGTCCGCCGCGTGGTCCGACGGGCAGGCGCCGGTTCCGTACGGCTTCAGCTTCAGCA
This window of the Streptomyces sp. NBC_00237 genome carries:
- a CDS encoding tyrosinase family protein; translated protein: MTVRKNQANLTSSEKKAFVDAVLEVKRIGVYDEFVAAHRLRFALDMNTGVYVGHFGPSFLPWHRKFLIDFENELQKIDPSVSIPYWDWTADNTVASSVWGPDLLGGTGRPLDDQVMDGPFAYSAGKWPITIQVDSRPFLARNLAYRVPTLPSRAEVDAALALPTYDSAPWRDGSAGFRATLEGSAGYMSMHNRVHTWVWGQMETSVSPNDPVFWLHHAFVDKLWADWHALHPTSAKYLPAGGTADVIDLNDAMPPWTDTTPQSMLDHTPFYTYA
- a CDS encoding tyrosinase cofactor, producing the protein MSGITRRQAVKAATGAASGVALVCAATSWAANASTKNTSEAAPPNRSGDPQSFDEVFQGRRIQGRPAGGSGARMSEHAGHGGGYRVLIDGRELHVMHHEKSGWSSAINHYERFATPLDAARTAVVSLKGAFVVPFNPTA
- a CDS encoding DUF4389 domain-containing protein, translating into MATDQNPRPASGDEGGGEWLPVLDVPAPGRQRRWTVLLRWLLLVPQFIVVGVLGVAAFFVTIVGWFAALFAGRLPDGVFRFLGSVLAYRTRVNASATLLVDRYPPFSFAATGYPVQIQVRPTPLNRAAVFFRLVLMIPAVIIGGLLQSGWAAVSWVFWLVTLVLGRLPAPLYAATAAVARYTLRLNAYVSLLTPAYPQKLFGDAPAPTKEAAASGTRPLVLDTTGRVLLVLFLLLGLAGHIVNATTDYRSDDSGSTVISTP
- a CDS encoding EF-hand domain-containing protein, producing MTALQDLKYGQWFKGADVDGDGFITQQDVRMMSERYIAARGAAPDSTTSRQLSEGMDGFWMNVIAPMDQDGDGKVDLREMTEGFRRVLTDPALYPEQIAPVTDRFFDLVDLNGDGKIDQAEFQQMFDSVAGVPGEDCASVFAALDRDGSGALDRAEFHQAITEFFYGDDPDAPANHLFGRITG
- a CDS encoding molybdopterin-dependent oxidoreductase — its product is MVERRMSVATHWGSFVAVVDSGRLVRIEPRGDDPAPSPIGPGMVTAANDSARVLRPAVRKGWLNGLPRAHDTARGADAFVEVSWDDALTLVSDELRRVRSQHGDSAVFGGSYGWASAGAFHNAQGQLHRFLALGGGYTDSRNTYSTAALEVILPHVIGGHPWSYQSRMPMWDEIAESCELVVAFGGLALKNSQINPGGLARHQTQNLQRRCREAGVRFVNVSPIRSDTAGFLDAEWLPVVPNTDTAAMLGIAHTMLVNGWHDEDFLRRCCVGFDRFASYLTGEIDGVPKDAAWAARITGISRDTITDLARRLTTRRSLIMVNYAVQRADHGEQPIWMSVVLAAMAGSMGRPGCGWGAGYATMDATGVAPGRPSVAAIPQVPNPVPDFIPVARIADTLLHPGKTIDYDGRRLTLPELRLVYWCGGNPFHHHQDLHRLSRAWQTPDTVVVHEAWWNTTAKFADIVLPVATSLERDDFAAGFSDPHLVAMPKVREPEGASRTDHLIFAALASRLGYEQEFTESRSEAAWVRHLYEQTRAELGDDAALPGFDDFWRDTTAALPTLTGPFPGSFEALRTDPRRFPLPTPSGRIEIFSEEIDSFGYDDCAGNPTWFEPAEWLGADLSGRFPLHLISNQPASRLHSQYDNGGHSLSSKIRGREPVTLNPSDAASRGIEDGMIVRVHNDRGSCLAGAVLSEDVMPGVVQLSTGAWWDPVQPGLSGTLDRHGNPNALTADRPCSRLSQGPSALSALVDVELHTDPLPDVLAFAPPDLEH